The following coding sequences lie in one Primulina huaijiensis isolate GDHJ02 chromosome 2, ASM1229523v2, whole genome shotgun sequence genomic window:
- the LOC140970853 gene encoding BTB/POZ domain-containing protein SR1IP1-like isoform X1 — translation MVDLDQEQKQNTSDMSAKKKELISTAMERTTEWIFSQEIPSDLTVNAGGISFSLHKFPLVTKCGYMRQKLSESDDTDHSTVEIPDIPGGGEAFELAAKFCYGINFEITTENIAMLRCAAEYLEMTEEHSVANLISRTESYIIQVALKSLPGAISILHSSENLLPIAEKVRLVSRSIDTISTVACKDSQFCAPIRSDSGLNDLIPSPGHSSKPVVDWWAEDLAVLRIDMFQRVLMAMMARGFKQYALAPILMIYAQKSLLGLEIFGKGRKKIQPKQEHEKRVVLETIVSLLPRGKNVMSVSFLSMLLRASICLETTVSCRYDLEKRMASQLGQAVLDDLLIPSHLFTGDTLLDVETVQRITTYFFDFEREVIKTGYNADEVNSPPSANDKERVTRLMEAYLSEVASDRNLSVLKFVSLAELIPEQSRITDDSMYRAIDIFLKDLRQTLLLISSRATQIFQQSNNLNIWFRLLCNIDSHTRCSSCKQLQLLAHPGSSDMEKKKVCSIMDCRKLSREACAHAAQNDRLPVQTVVQVLYYEQQRLREATDGCQSTESPTISATLNPSTIDIHPVGDQASSLRRENQDLKQELVKMKLRLDEMEKSSNSSTPAVVSPVVISRATSGEKKPSFVGSVSRKLGRFIRIDGIIPSWKGRNRPSKDRRHSIS, via the exons GATATTTTCCCAAGAAATTCCCAGCGATTTAACAGTTAATGCGGGAGGAATTTCCTTTTCTTTGCATAAG TTTCCTTTGGTCACAAAATGTGGATACATGAGGCAAAAACTCTCAGAATCCGACGATACAGATCATTCCACAGTCGAAATCCCCGATATTCCTGGTGGTGGAGAAGCATTTGAACTTGCAGCAAAGTTCTGCTACGGAATAAACTTTGAAATCACCACAGAGAACATCGCCATGCTTAGATGTGCAGCCGAGTATCTTGAAATGACAGAGGAACACTCGGTTGCAAATTTGATCAGCCGAACCGAATCCTACATAATTCAAGTGGCTTTAAAGAGCCTACCAGGCGCAATATCCATTCTACATTCTTCTGAAAACCTTCTTCCCATAGCAGAAAAAGTACGCCTTGTGAGCAGAAGCATCGATACTATTTCAACAGTGGCATGTAAGGACAGCCAGTTCTGTGCACCAATCAGGTCGGATAGTGGCCTAAATGACTTGATTCCCTCGCCTGGACATAGCTCAAAACCTGTCGTCGACTGGTGGGCAGAAGATTTGGCGGTGTTACGAATCGATATGTTCCAAAGGGTCCTCATGGCTATGATGGCAAGGGGATTCAAGCAATACGCCCTCGCCCCGATACTAATGATATATGCACAGAAATCTCTTCTAGGTTTG GAAATATTTGGGAAGGGTAGGAAGAAGATCCAACCAAAACAGGAACATGAGAAAAGGGTAGTTTTAGAAACAATAGTTAGCCTTCTTCCTAGAGGAAAAAACGTGATGTCAGTTAGCTTCCTGTCGATGCTTCTTCGAGCTTCAATATGTTTGGAAACAACAGTTTCTTGCCGGTATGATTTGGAGAAGAGAATGGCTTCTCAATTGGGACAGGCCGTGCTAGATGATCTGCTGATCCCATCTCATTTATTCACAGGTGATACATTACTCGATGTTGAGACCGTGCAACGGATCACAACATATTTTTTCGACTTTGAAAGAGAGGTGATTAAAACGGGATACAATGCAGATGAAGTTAATAGTCCCCCTTCTGCGAACGATAAGGAACGCGTAACACGATTGATGGAGGCCTACCTCTCTGAAGTCGCTTCTGATAGAAATTTATCAGTTTTGAAATTTGTTAGTCTTGCAGAACTTATCCCTGAACAGTCCAGGATAACAGATGATAGTATGTACCGGGCCATCGACATTTTCTTGAAG GATTTGCGTCAAACGCTATTATTGATTAGTAGTAGAGCCACTCAAATATTTCAACAAtctaataacctgaatatctgGTTTCGATTGCTATGTAACATAGACAGCCACACAAGGTGCAGCAGCTGCAAACAGTTACAGCTTTTG GCTCATCCTGGTTCAAGTGATATGGAGAAAAAGAAAGTGTGCAGCATAATGGACTGCCGAAAACTTTCACGCGAGGCATGTGCTCACGCAGCACAAAATGACAGGCTCCCGGTTCAGACCGTCGTCCAAGTTCTTTATTACGAGCAACAGCGGTTAAGGGAAGCAACAGATGGTTGCCAAAGTACAGAATCCCCCACCATTTCAGCAACTCTAAACCCCTCCACCATTGACATTCACCCTGTAGGAGACCAGGCCTCGTCTCTACGTAGGGAAAATCAGGACTTAAAACAGGAGCTGGTGAAAATGAAATTGAGATTAGATGAAATGGAAAAAAGTTCAAATAGTAGTACGCCAGCAGTTGTCAGTCCCGTGGTGATCAGCCGAGCCACATCCGGTGAGAAGAAACCATCGTTCGTGGGCTCAGTTTCCAGAAAACTTGGTAGGTTCATTCGTATCGATGGGATCATACCGAGTTGGAAAGGTAGAAATCGACCGAGTAAAGATAGGAGACACTCGATATCATGA
- the LOC140970853 gene encoding BTB/POZ domain-containing protein SR1IP1-like isoform X2, translating into MVDLDQEQKQNTSDMSAKKKELISTAMERTTEWIFSQEIPSDLTVNAGGISFSLHKFPLVTKCGYMRQKLSESDDTDHSTVEIPDIPGGGEAFELAAKFCYGINFEITTENIAMLRCAAEYLEMTEEHSVANLISRTESYIIQVALKSLPGAISILHSSENLLPIAEKVRLVSRSIDTISTVACKDSQFCAPIRSDSGLNDLIPSPGHSSKPVVDWWAEDLAVLRIDMFQRVLMAMMARGFKQYALAPILMIYAQKSLLGLEIFGKGRKKIQPKQEHEKRVVLETIVSLLPRGKNVMSVSFLSMLLRASICLETTVSCRYDLEKRMASQLGQAVLDDLLIPSHLFTGDTLLDVETVQRITTYFFDFEREVIKTGYNADEVNSPPSANDKERVTRLMEAYLSEVASDRNLSVLKFVSLAELIPEQSRITDDSMYRAIDIFLKAHPGSSDMEKKKVCSIMDCRKLSREACAHAAQNDRLPVQTVVQVLYYEQQRLREATDGCQSTESPTISATLNPSTIDIHPVGDQASSLRRENQDLKQELVKMKLRLDEMEKSSNSSTPAVVSPVVISRATSGEKKPSFVGSVSRKLGRFIRIDGIIPSWKGRNRPSKDRRHSIS; encoded by the exons GATATTTTCCCAAGAAATTCCCAGCGATTTAACAGTTAATGCGGGAGGAATTTCCTTTTCTTTGCATAAG TTTCCTTTGGTCACAAAATGTGGATACATGAGGCAAAAACTCTCAGAATCCGACGATACAGATCATTCCACAGTCGAAATCCCCGATATTCCTGGTGGTGGAGAAGCATTTGAACTTGCAGCAAAGTTCTGCTACGGAATAAACTTTGAAATCACCACAGAGAACATCGCCATGCTTAGATGTGCAGCCGAGTATCTTGAAATGACAGAGGAACACTCGGTTGCAAATTTGATCAGCCGAACCGAATCCTACATAATTCAAGTGGCTTTAAAGAGCCTACCAGGCGCAATATCCATTCTACATTCTTCTGAAAACCTTCTTCCCATAGCAGAAAAAGTACGCCTTGTGAGCAGAAGCATCGATACTATTTCAACAGTGGCATGTAAGGACAGCCAGTTCTGTGCACCAATCAGGTCGGATAGTGGCCTAAATGACTTGATTCCCTCGCCTGGACATAGCTCAAAACCTGTCGTCGACTGGTGGGCAGAAGATTTGGCGGTGTTACGAATCGATATGTTCCAAAGGGTCCTCATGGCTATGATGGCAAGGGGATTCAAGCAATACGCCCTCGCCCCGATACTAATGATATATGCACAGAAATCTCTTCTAGGTTTG GAAATATTTGGGAAGGGTAGGAAGAAGATCCAACCAAAACAGGAACATGAGAAAAGGGTAGTTTTAGAAACAATAGTTAGCCTTCTTCCTAGAGGAAAAAACGTGATGTCAGTTAGCTTCCTGTCGATGCTTCTTCGAGCTTCAATATGTTTGGAAACAACAGTTTCTTGCCGGTATGATTTGGAGAAGAGAATGGCTTCTCAATTGGGACAGGCCGTGCTAGATGATCTGCTGATCCCATCTCATTTATTCACAGGTGATACATTACTCGATGTTGAGACCGTGCAACGGATCACAACATATTTTTTCGACTTTGAAAGAGAGGTGATTAAAACGGGATACAATGCAGATGAAGTTAATAGTCCCCCTTCTGCGAACGATAAGGAACGCGTAACACGATTGATGGAGGCCTACCTCTCTGAAGTCGCTTCTGATAGAAATTTATCAGTTTTGAAATTTGTTAGTCTTGCAGAACTTATCCCTGAACAGTCCAGGATAACAGATGATAGTATGTACCGGGCCATCGACATTTTCTTGAAG GCTCATCCTGGTTCAAGTGATATGGAGAAAAAGAAAGTGTGCAGCATAATGGACTGCCGAAAACTTTCACGCGAGGCATGTGCTCACGCAGCACAAAATGACAGGCTCCCGGTTCAGACCGTCGTCCAAGTTCTTTATTACGAGCAACAGCGGTTAAGGGAAGCAACAGATGGTTGCCAAAGTACAGAATCCCCCACCATTTCAGCAACTCTAAACCCCTCCACCATTGACATTCACCCTGTAGGAGACCAGGCCTCGTCTCTACGTAGGGAAAATCAGGACTTAAAACAGGAGCTGGTGAAAATGAAATTGAGATTAGATGAAATGGAAAAAAGTTCAAATAGTAGTACGCCAGCAGTTGTCAGTCCCGTGGTGATCAGCCGAGCCACATCCGGTGAGAAGAAACCATCGTTCGTGGGCTCAGTTTCCAGAAAACTTGGTAGGTTCATTCGTATCGATGGGATCATACCGAGTTGGAAAGGTAGAAATCGACCGAGTAAAGATAGGAGACACTCGATATCATGA
- the LOC140970852 gene encoding uncharacterized protein, with translation MPGDRHCPRIDTMELKLHVERRLGRQKSEKYFNLLSRYLSLKLNKSEFDKLCIGLLGRENVTLHNGLIRAIISNAYAAKNPSPEHGKGENVSLNVKVPNGYQRSILQSLCRDVFPQSPRKGRTPILRDRKPKDRPSLLGPHGKANNVACEDSIPKVQEQQSATELLSLGSKPPVEVTSVEDGEEVDQDFGSPVVNRKSPLRAPFGISLHTKGTRKVLSHGSAPFVEIDTCYNNGALPDFSSLGKRLEQKVRMEGLNISTDCVNLLNNGMDAFMKRLLKPCLDLAASRSEFKLPDKVQHQIKNGVSSMTHVQKSNRLFTLSTSDFRVAMESNPRSLGEDWPVLLEKISLHASED, from the coding sequence ATGCCAGGAGATCGGCATTGCCCTCGAATTGATACCATGGAGCTAAAACTTCACGTCGAAAGGAGACTCGGTCGACAAAAATCTGAGAAGTATTTCAATCTTTTGAGTAGGTACCTGAGTCTCAAGCTTAATAAATCAGAGTTTGATAAGCTCTGTATTGGATTGTTGGGGAGGGAAAATGTCACTCTTCATAATGGACTTATTCGAGCAATTATCAGCAATGCTTATGCTGCCAAGAACCCTTCTCCTGAGCATGGGAAAGGGGAGAATGTTTCATTGAATGTGAAAGTTCCGAATGGGTACCAAAGAAGTATTCTTCAATCTCTTTGCCGAGATGTGTTTCCTCAGTCTCCTAGAAAGGGGAGAACTCCCATTCTTCGAGATCGTAAACCCAAGGATAGACCAAGCTTACTTGGGCCTCATGGGAAGGCCAATAATGTGGCATGTGAAGATTCAATACCGAAGGTCCAGGAACAGCAGAGTGCTACGGAGCTTTTATCTCTAGGTAGTAAGCCCCCTGTCGAAGTTACATCCGTGGAAGACGGTGAAGAGGTGGACCAGGATTTCGGAAGTCCTGTAGTTAATAGAAAAAGCCCTCTTAGAGCTCCATTTGGAATTTCTCTTCACACTAAAGGAACGAGAAAAGTGTTAAGCCACGGATCAGCGCCTTTTGTTGAAATTGACACTTGCTATAACAATGGTGCGCTTCCGGATTTTAGTTCCTTAGGGAAGAGGTTGGAACAAAAGGTGAGAATGGAAGGATTGAATATATCGACAGACTGTGTCAATTTATTGAATAATGGGATGGATGCATTTATGAAGAGATTACTCAAACCTTGCCTCGATTTAGCCGCCTCAAGATCCGAATTCAAGCTCCCGGACAAAGTTCAGCATCAAATTAAGAATGGGGTGAGCTCAATGACACATGTACAGAAATCTAACAGATTGTTTACTTTGTCGACGTCAGACTTCCGAGTTGCAATGGAATCAAATCCCCGGAGTCTTGGAGAAGACTGGCCGGTGCTGCTCGAGAAGATTTCCTTGCATGCTTCAGAAGATTAA
- the LOC140960479 gene encoding uncharacterized protein has product MEKLLNPYDQENMRKAMLRHEETFREQVNELHRLYRTQKILMKDLARLQRDGASNPSWNNDSRARKFVEPRNRAGEYNFTEAGEDGRVLEDEDDRSTDLELTLGPKSYYQRKIKAAELGTDVSGFGPGFSTSSSSGSTSCMKRTKEGFSSQQNQERLDNSHCVFQVLSLNMT; this is encoded by the exons ATGGAGAAGCTTCTAAATCCATATGACCAGGAGAACATGAGGAAGGCAATGTTAAGGCATGAGGAAACATTTCGGGAACag GTGAATGAACTTCATCGTCTGTATCGAACCCAAAAGATTCTGATGAAAGATCTTGCTAGATTACAGCGAGACGGCGCGTCGAATCCCAGCTGGAATAATGATTCCAGGGCCCGGAAATTTGTTGAGCCTAGGAATAGGGCAGGAGAATATAATTTTACGGAAGCAGGTGAAGATGGTAGAGTTttagaagatgaagatgatcgGAGTACTGATCTTGAGCTGACTTTAGGTCCGAAAAGCTATTATCAGAGGAAGATTAAAGCTGCTGAGCTAGGTACAGATGTATCAGGTTTCGGGCCGGGTTTTTCTACTTCTTCTTCAAGTGGGTCAACTAGCTGTATGAAGAGAACAAAAGAAGGATTCTCGAGCCAGCAGAACCAAGAACGATTAGATAATTCCCATTGCGTTTTCCAGGTTTTGAGCTTGAATATGACTTGA
- the LOC140970850 gene encoding formin-like protein 6 — protein sequence MRVYYMCHFLVFSLVVSFMLQLITGAEPKIQNFVYEEKSRRILHQPLLPSNSETPPPSPPPPPPTSQDLPDQDQPFFHELPTGPTVDQGGSAGQQPPSTSANTTPVSIPVSAKPTNSAKKIGVAVSSGILTLVMVSALVIYLFKQRSNQTDESRKLVNGNSRFTNEESRMPPSTFLYIGTVEPSARSLVNETANDDANGSPYQKLKPGKRPPERYRPSPELQPLPPLTKPPLPPSINSPPPMSSSDDESNDTNFYTPQGSSMSNESPGSRHNHRNNNMSQLNPTRPETRIANTSVPHSKRTSPKSRLSASSPDTKPAMMQSIKQSFIPSETSSLGPSQPSKTLAFTPKRAAGKFSPPPPPPDMARLQSISSYQQQTSKIPIPPPPPPPPQPFPAPRKFGPVETNVPLQVLKLATRLHLKTPSPKATPRSEKITSFEEEGKSSSSSEKLGADEKDGSKPKLKPLHWDKMRATSDRDTVWDHLKSSSFQLNEDAMESLFGFNFANSVPKEGRKLVIPSLDQENRVLDPKKSQNIAILLRALNVTKEEVCEALLDGNPEGLGPELLETLVKMAPTKEEEIKLKNYKDEGFKLGSAERFLKSILSIPFAFKRVEAMLYRANFDAEVNYLKKSFQTLEEASEELKNSRLFLKLLEAVLRTGNRMNDGTNRGDARAFKLDTLLKLVDIKGTDGKTTLLHFVVQEIIRSEGAVPDPTSENLPIETTFQEEEFKKKGLHVVSSLSKELGSVKKAAGMDSDVLSSYVSKLETGLEKVRLVLQHEKQSLQGKFCDSMKKFLNEATEEIHRVKSEERKALSLVSEVTEYFHGDAAKEAHPLRIFLIVRDFLSILDNVCKDVGRMQDRPTMGAGKSFRIPVTAPMPVLNRYNMRRYERSSDEDSM from the exons ATGAGAGTCTATTATATGTGCCATTTCTTGGTTTTCTCATTAGTTGTCTCTTTTATGCTCCAGTTGATCACAGGGGCAGAACCCAAGATTCAAAATTTCGTTTATGAAGAGAAATCCAGGAGAATTCTGCACCAACCATTGCTTCCTTCCAATTCAGAAACGCCGCCGCCGTCGCCGCCTCCACCACCACCGACAAGCCAGGATTTACCAGACCAAGACCAGCCATTCTTCCATGAACTCCCAACTGGTCCAACGGTGGATCAGGGCGGCAGTGCCGGCCAGCAGCCGCCATCAACTTCAGCCAACACGACGCCGGTGTCTATTCCAGTTTCCGCAAAGCCAACCAATTCTGCCAAGAAAATTGGAGTAGCAGTCTCATCAGGAATTCTAACTCTGGTAATGGTATCTGCGCTCGTCATCTATTTATTCAAGCAGCGTTCGAATCAGACTGATGAGTCCCGGAAGCTTGTTAATGGGAATTCAAGATTCACCAATGAAGAATCAAGAATGCCACCATCTACTTTCCTCTACATTGGGACAGTGGAGCCATCTGCGAGAAGTTTGGTAAATGAGACCGCTAATGATGATGCGAATGGCTCACCATATCAAAAACTGAAACCCGGAAAAAGACCCCCCGAACGGTACCGGCCTAGTCCCGAGCTTCAGCCGCTGCCACCTTTAACCAAGCCGCCGCTGCCGCCGAGTATAAATTCACCTCCACCGATGTCTTCATCAGATGATGAGAGCAACGACACCAATTTTTACACCCCACAAGGATCATCTATGAGCAACGAGTCTCCCGGTTCACGCCACAACCACCGGAATAACAATATGAGCCAATTAAACCCGACTAGACCAGAAACTCGTATTGCTAATACTTCAGTCCCCCATTCCAAGAGAACATCACCAAAATCTCGTTTATCAGCATCATCCCCAGACACAAAGCCAGCGATGATGCAGTCAATAAAGCAATCTTTTATACCATCGGAAACTTCTTCCTTGGGGCCATCGCAGCCCAGTAAAACATTGGCATTTACTCCTAAAAGGGCAGCAGGAAAATTCTCgccacctcctccaccaccgGATATGGCACGGCTTCAATCAATAAGCAGTTATCAGCAACAAACATCTAAAATACCAATTCCACCTCCGCCGCCTCCCCCTCCCCAGCCTTTCCCAGCACCAAGAAAATTCGGACCCGTGGAAACAAATGTGCCTTTACAAGTCCTCAAACTGGCCACAAGGCTACACTTGAAGACTCCCAGTCCGAAAGCAACTCCAAGAAGTGAAAAAATAACCTCCTTTGAAGAAGAGGGCAAAAGTTCCAGTTCATCAGAGAAACTTGGTGCCGATGAAAAAGATGGGTCGAAGCCCAAGTTAAAGCCTTTGCATTGGGACAAAATGCGAGCCACCTCGGACAGGGACACCGTTTGGGACCATTTAAAGTCAAGTTCATTCCA GTTGAATGAGGACGCGATGGAATCCCTTTTCGGATTTAATTTTGCTAATTCAGTTCCTAAAGAGGGCAGGAAGTTGGTGATCCCTTCTTTGGATCAGGAGAACAGAGTGCTGGATCCAAAGAAATCCCAAAACATAGCCATTTTATTGCGAGCATTGAACGTGACAAAAGAAGAAGTTTGTGAAGCACTTTTAGATG GAAATCCAGAGGGATTGGGTCCAGAGCTTTTGGAGACATTAGTGAAGATGGCGCCAACCAAAGAGGAggaaataaaacttaaaaactaCAAGGATGAAGGCTTTAAGTTAGGATCCGCAGAGAGATTCCTCAAGTCAATACTCTCTATCCCATTTGCCTTTAAAAGAGTAGAAGCCATGCTATATAGAGCAAACTTTGATGCAGAAGTTAATTACTTGAAAAAATCTTTTCAAACTTTAGAG GAGGCGAGTGAGGAATTGAAGAATAGCCGCCTATTTCTTAAGCTGCTTGAAGCTGTTTTAAGGACAGGAAACCGAATGAATGATGGCACTAATCGTGGTGATGCTCGGGCTTTTAAACTAGACACTCTATTAAAATTAGTGGACATAAAGGGAACAGATGGGAAAACAACCTTACTTCACTTTGTCGTCCAAGAGATAATCAGGTCCGAAGGAGCAGTTCCCGACCCAACCAGTGAAAATCTGCCGATCGAAACCACTTTTCAAGAAGAAGAGTTCAAGAAAAAAGGATTGCATGTCGTATCCAGCTTGAGTAAAGAACTCGGAAGTGTTAAAAAGGCTGCAGGAATGGACTCAGATGTATTGAGCAGCTACGTCTCCAAACTTGAAACGGGACTTGAGAAGGTTAGATTGGTTCTTCAACACGAGAAACAGAGCCTTCAAGGTAAATTCTGTGATTCCATGAAAAAGTTTCTTAATGAAGCTACTGAGGAAATACACCGGGTTAAGTCCGAAGAAAGAAAAGCATTGTCCCTCGTGAGTGAGGTAACTGAGTATTTCCATGGAGATGCTGCGAAAGAGGCCCATCCACTAAGGATTTTCTTGATCGTACGAGATTTTCTCTCCATATTAGACAATGTATGCAAAGATGTAGGCAGAATGCAGGATAGACCTACAATGGGCGCGGGGAAATCATTCAGAATACCTGTAACTGCACCAATGCCAGTACTTAACAGATACAACATGCGACGGTACGAGAGAAGTTCTGATGAAGATAGCATGTGA